In Sphingomonas sp. G-3-2-10, a single window of DNA contains:
- a CDS encoding acyl-CoA thiolase has translation MKALILDAVRTPRGKAKKDGGLAAETPEGLVAHLVDALDARGRDPRNAGLLTLGSVGQVGAQGGHIAMVAKLAAGLPPETAAHSLNNFCASGLSAIGQAAAMIEAGVTDRALAGGVEMMSRVPFMADAADYYTATTLPPRLRYIPVALAADLLAVTQGITREELDAAALTSQTRALAAEDRPALLTSRIPAGKLVRDEAPRATDPAKLAAMPPAFAAFADQYREALDGAEIDHRHSVAHAPPMADGAGLALIGTGDRPRARILGFAEAGGDARASLLAGSTAMDLALSRAGLSLADMDRIEYMEAFAVVIAKFLRDRPVDPDRVNVGGGHIAKGHPMGATGAILLSTLLDALDEADGTYGLVVATGAQGVGVAMVIERLN, from the coding sequence ATGAAGGCGCTGATCCTCGACGCGGTCCGCACCCCGCGCGGCAAGGCGAAGAAGGACGGCGGTCTCGCCGCCGAAACGCCCGAGGGGCTGGTCGCGCATCTCGTCGATGCGCTCGACGCACGCGGCCGCGATCCGCGCAACGCGGGCCTGCTCACGCTGGGCAGCGTCGGACAGGTCGGCGCACAGGGCGGTCATATCGCGATGGTCGCCAAGCTCGCCGCTGGCCTGCCCCCCGAAACCGCCGCGCACAGCCTCAACAATTTCTGCGCCTCGGGCCTCTCCGCGATCGGCCAGGCCGCCGCGATGATCGAAGCCGGCGTCACCGACCGCGCGCTCGCCGGCGGCGTCGAGATGATGTCGCGCGTCCCCTTCATGGCCGATGCGGCCGATTACTACACGGCCACCACCCTGCCGCCGCGACTGCGCTACATACCCGTAGCGCTCGCGGCGGATCTTTTGGCGGTGACCCAAGGCATTACGCGCGAAGAGCTGGATGCCGCCGCGCTGACCTCACAAACTCGCGCGCTCGCCGCCGAGGACCGCCCGGCCCTGCTCACCTCGCGCATCCCCGCTGGCAAACTCGTCCGCGACGAAGCCCCCCGCGCCACCGATCCGGCAAAGCTCGCCGCCATGCCCCCCGCCTTCGCCGCCTTTGCCGACCAGTATCGCGAAGCGCTCGACGGTGCCGAGATCGACCACCGCCACAGCGTCGCCCACGCCCCGCCAATGGCCGACGGCGCCGGCCTCGCGCTGATCGGCACCGGCGACCGCCCCCGCGCGCGCATCCTCGGATTCGCCGAAGCCGGCGGCGACGCGCGCGCGTCCCTGCTCGCGGGCTCCACCGCAATGGACCTCGCTCTGTCCCGTGCCGGCCTGTCGCTCGCCGACATGGACCGGATCGAATATATGGAAGCCTTCGCGGTGGTGATCGCCAAGTTCCTGCGCGACCGCCCGGTCGATCCCGATCGCGTCAATGTCGGCGGCGGCCACATCGCCAAGGGCCATCCAATGGGCGCAACCGGCGCGATCCTGCTGTCCACGTTGCTGGATGCGCTGGACGAGGCAGACGGCACCTACGGCCTCGTCGTGGCGACGGGCGCACAAGGGGTGGGCGTGGCGATGGTGATCGAACGGCTGAACTAG
- a CDS encoding AMP-binding protein, giving the protein MSDAAPFREAEFLPVDLDVQRDGDGTIRLKSRVPLEVGDANLPRAIAARALTMGEKSAVAWRGADGEWVHLRYDVLKREIDAATQWLIDNVPRGRTMILMAGNGRAAAVLTVAAWGAGVILCPVGPAYGLAGGELLRLRHVFAKTDPVIVYADPHPALAAAVEAVAGPDVTILAPDPSLYTREAVALEDVLATAPTDAVAASIEAIDPDAVASYMLTSGSTGLPKLVEISLANFAANSAQGLMSIGRAAGWGDMMLDWLPWHHAAGAGLLRATLLNGGTIYVDGGKPMPGLFEESLRNMREIPVAYVNNVPLGYAMLVDAMEQDPVLRATYFSKLRLMLYGGAGLPQHVHDRLQQMAVAETGHRIHMTTGYGMTESVSGCMTIHFPTDKVGIGLPAPGLEVKLVRHDDRYEVRLRGPNVMRGYLDEPAKTAEAFDDEGYYRTGDLAVFHDDAQPGAGLAFAGRLAEEFKLSNGTWVYGGQLREALLKALAPHVAELVLCDDNRDYLGVLAWAKPDAPDDLLDLVAEQLRVFNAGQRGGSATVKRVALFDRPPNPGANEMSDKGTINRRAVLDNRPGDLERLYAAEPGDGVRAV; this is encoded by the coding sequence ATGAGCGACGCCGCGCCGTTTCGCGAAGCCGAGTTCCTGCCCGTCGACCTCGACGTGCAGCGCGATGGCGACGGCACGATCCGGCTGAAGTCGCGCGTGCCGCTGGAGGTGGGCGACGCGAACCTGCCGCGCGCTATTGCCGCACGGGCACTGACGATGGGGGAAAAGAGCGCGGTCGCGTGGCGCGGAGCCGATGGGGAATGGGTCCATCTGCGCTACGACGTGCTGAAGCGCGAGATCGACGCGGCGACGCAGTGGCTGATCGACAATGTTCCGCGCGGACGGACGATGATCCTGATGGCCGGCAATGGCCGCGCGGCGGCGGTGCTGACCGTGGCCGCGTGGGGCGCGGGGGTTATCCTGTGCCCGGTGGGGCCGGCTTATGGCCTCGCGGGCGGCGAGTTGCTGCGGCTTCGGCACGTGTTCGCGAAGACCGATCCGGTGATCGTCTATGCCGATCCCCATCCGGCGCTGGCGGCGGCGGTGGAGGCGGTGGCCGGGCCGGACGTGACGATCCTTGCGCCGGATCCGTCGCTCTACACGCGCGAGGCGGTGGCGCTGGAGGATGTGCTGGCGACCGCGCCGACCGATGCGGTGGCGGCGTCGATCGAGGCGATCGATCCGGATGCGGTGGCATCCTACATGCTGACCTCGGGATCGACCGGGCTGCCCAAGCTGGTGGAGATTTCGCTGGCCAATTTCGCGGCGAACAGCGCGCAGGGGCTGATGTCGATTGGGCGGGCGGCGGGCTGGGGCGACATGATGCTCGACTGGCTGCCCTGGCACCATGCCGCGGGGGCGGGGCTGTTGCGTGCGACGCTGCTCAACGGCGGCACCATCTATGTCGATGGCGGCAAGCCGATGCCCGGGCTGTTCGAGGAAAGCCTGCGCAACATGCGCGAGATTCCCGTCGCGTACGTCAATAACGTGCCGCTGGGCTATGCGATGCTGGTCGATGCGATGGAGCAGGACCCGGTGCTGCGCGCGACCTATTTTTCGAAGCTGCGGCTGATGCTCTATGGCGGCGCGGGGCTGCCGCAGCATGTGCATGACCGGTTGCAGCAAATGGCGGTCGCGGAGACCGGGCACCGCATCCACATGACCACCGGATACGGCATGACCGAGAGCGTTTCGGGCTGCATGACGATCCATTTCCCGACCGACAAGGTGGGCATCGGCCTGCCCGCGCCGGGGCTGGAAGTGAAGCTGGTGCGGCATGACGACCGCTACGAAGTCCGCCTGCGCGGGCCGAATGTGATGCGCGGCTATCTGGACGAACCGGCGAAGACTGCCGAGGCGTTCGATGACGAAGGCTATTACCGGACCGGCGATCTGGCGGTGTTCCATGACGATGCACAGCCCGGAGCGGGGCTGGCGTTCGCGGGGCGGCTGGCGGAGGAGTTCAAGCTTTCCAACGGGACGTGGGTCTATGGCGGGCAGTTGCGCGAGGCGCTGCTGAAGGCGCTGGCGCCGCATGTCGCCGAACTGGTGTTGTGCGACGACAATCGCGACTATCTGGGCGTGCTGGCATGGGCCAAGCCCGATGCGCCGGACGATCTGCTCGATCTGGTGGCGGAGCAATTGCGCGTGTTCAATGCCGGGCAGCGCGGCGGATCGGCGACGGTGAAGCGTGTGGCGTTGTTCGACCGGCCGCCCAATCCGGGCGCGAACGAGATGTCGGACAAGGGCACGATCAACCGGCGCGCGGTGCTCGATAACCGGCCCGGCGATCTTGAGCGGCTCTATGCCGCCGAGCCGGGCGACGGGGTGCGCGCGGTTTGA
- a CDS encoding VOC family protein, with protein MLDKDLAMTRRTLLGATAAAGVAAAGPALGAVAERPSRVRHYVLATHDMNFVCDQIYEVLGLPATPKKEGPGVTEKYGFYSTMMRVGTTMIEVVQPVKPDHHLGKWFEERGGDGGYMVVMQTYDADALKARAAAEQLKLTRDMPFMGQHMIQFDYKHFGTHFELYKYTPEENWWGNPLTGPYSDARVVSDIIGCEVAVENPSAIAAQAARLFLGKQDGNTVHFTDRTVSFVESKGQWRGLTALDLKAREPARVGDWARICGVKFRMV; from the coding sequence ATGCTGGACAAGGATCTTGCGATGACCCGGCGGACGTTACTCGGGGCGACGGCGGCGGCGGGTGTCGCCGCCGCCGGTCCGGCGCTGGGCGCCGTTGCCGAACGCCCGAGCCGGGTGCGGCACTATGTGCTGGCGACGCACGACATGAACTTCGTGTGCGACCAGATCTACGAAGTGCTGGGCCTGCCCGCGACGCCGAAGAAGGAAGGGCCGGGCGTTACCGAGAAATACGGTTTCTACAGCACGATGATGCGCGTCGGTACGACGATGATCGAAGTCGTGCAGCCGGTGAAGCCCGACCATCACCTCGGCAAATGGTTCGAGGAGCGGGGCGGCGACGGCGGCTATATGGTCGTGATGCAGACCTATGACGCCGATGCGCTGAAGGCGCGGGCGGCGGCCGAACAGCTGAAACTGACCCGCGACATGCCGTTCATGGGCCAGCACATGATCCAGTTCGACTACAAGCATTTCGGGACGCATTTCGAGCTCTACAAATATACCCCCGAGGAGAATTGGTGGGGCAACCCGCTGACCGGGCCGTATTCGGATGCGCGCGTGGTTTCCGACATTATCGGGTGCGAAGTGGCGGTGGAGAATCCCTCAGCGATCGCGGCGCAGGCGGCGCGGCTGTTCCTCGGTAAGCAGGACGGGAATACCGTCCACTTCACCGATCGCACCGTCAGCTTCGTCGAGTCCAAGGGCCAGTGGCGCGGGCTGACCGCGCTGGACCTCAAGGCGCGCGAACCGGCGCGGGTGGGCGACTGGGCGCGCATCTGCGGCGTCAAGTTCCGGATGGTTTGA
- a CDS encoding VOC family protein: protein MSEKPHVIRHYVLASPDIDAVSAQIQSFLKIPQGHRHDMGAILGFRNEMMMIGQTMFELVQPVKPDHRLHRWFAEHGGEGGYMIVLQTFDAEAFRERSAAEKLRLTRDMQFRGQDMIQFDPKRFGTHFETYQYSLPNGWWGDPVGRKYEKSEVASEIVAAEVSVDAAPPAEIAAQVGRLFLSPVKGSDVTFVDKTVRFRRASGKTGLTALDFKAIDRKAAGNKASIGGMEFRLV, encoded by the coding sequence ATGAGCGAGAAACCTCACGTCATCCGCCATTATGTGCTGGCCAGCCCGGACATCGATGCAGTGTCGGCGCAGATCCAGTCGTTCCTGAAGATCCCGCAAGGGCATCGCCACGATATGGGCGCGATCCTGGGCTTCCGGAACGAGATGATGATGATCGGCCAGACCATGTTCGAGCTGGTCCAGCCGGTGAAGCCCGACCATCGCCTGCATCGCTGGTTCGCCGAACATGGCGGCGAGGGCGGATACATGATCGTGTTGCAGACCTTCGATGCCGAGGCATTTCGCGAGCGTTCGGCGGCGGAGAAGCTCCGCCTGACCCGCGACATGCAGTTTCGCGGGCAGGATATGATCCAGTTCGATCCCAAGCGCTTCGGCACCCATTTCGAGACCTATCAATATTCGCTGCCCAATGGCTGGTGGGGCGATCCGGTGGGGCGGAAATACGAGAAGAGCGAAGTCGCGTCGGAGATCGTCGCGGCCGAAGTCTCGGTCGACGCGGCGCCGCCGGCCGAGATCGCGGCGCAGGTCGGGCGGCTGTTCCTCTCGCCGGTGAAGGGCAGCGACGTGACCTTCGTCGACAAGACGGTGCGCTTCCGCCGGGCGAGCGGGAAGACCGGGCTGACCGCGCTGGACTTCAAGGCGATCGACCGCAAGGCTGCCGGCAACAAGGCCAGCATCGGCGGGATGGAGTTCCGGCTGGTCTGA
- a CDS encoding MBOAT family protein, whose amino-acid sequence MLFPTLTFGLFFLVVFAASWSTWSNDWRKIVLLLASWVFYGAWDWRFVPLLIVSAVINWGAAALIARSDDARRRKALLTGAIVVNLATLGFFKYFDFLADQAGSLLSLVGIEGDPALIQVILPVGVSFFTFQGISYAVDVFKRTTRPASLLDILLLMAFFPHLVAGPIVRASDLVPQFSQAPKLNRGMVSMGLLLIVWGLFKKAVIASELSTRFVDPVFASPWMHSQTDLILAAYAYAVQIYCDFSAYSDMAIGIAALLGYRFPRNFDQPYRSASLQEFWRRWHISLSRWLRDYLYIGALGGNRGGRFAVYRNLMITMLLGGLWHGAAWTFVIWGGLHGAALCIERVWARSSLTKAWVLPRWAKIVLTFHVVTLGWIFFRAASFDEAMAYLGGIVAPSGGEMTSVTPLMLALIVFGLAMHAVRADMLSRAAERLRAIPAPAFAICLAVTMLVVDSMRYEGVAPFIYFRF is encoded by the coding sequence ATGCTGTTCCCCACGCTGACCTTCGGCCTGTTCTTCCTCGTCGTGTTCGCGGCGAGCTGGTCCACCTGGTCGAACGACTGGCGCAAGATCGTGCTGCTGCTGGCGAGTTGGGTCTTTTACGGCGCGTGGGACTGGCGGTTCGTGCCGCTGCTGATCGTATCGGCGGTGATCAACTGGGGCGCGGCGGCGCTGATCGCGCGGAGCGACGATGCGCGGCGGCGCAAGGCGCTGCTGACCGGGGCGATCGTCGTCAATCTCGCGACGCTCGGCTTCTTCAAATATTTCGACTTCCTCGCCGATCAGGCGGGGAGCCTGCTCTCGCTGGTGGGGATCGAAGGCGATCCCGCGCTGATCCAGGTGATCCTGCCGGTGGGCGTATCCTTCTTCACCTTTCAGGGGATCAGCTACGCGGTCGACGTGTTCAAGCGGACCACGCGGCCGGCGAGCCTGCTCGACATTTTGCTGCTGATGGCGTTCTTCCCGCACCTCGTCGCGGGACCGATCGTGCGCGCGTCGGATCTGGTGCCGCAGTTCAGCCAAGCCCCCAAGCTCAATCGCGGCATGGTGTCGATGGGGCTGCTGCTGATCGTGTGGGGCCTGTTCAAGAAAGCGGTGATCGCGTCGGAGCTGTCGACCAGGTTCGTCGATCCGGTGTTCGCCTCTCCGTGGATGCATTCGCAGACCGATCTGATCCTCGCCGCCTATGCCTATGCGGTGCAGATCTATTGCGACTTCTCCGCCTATTCGGACATGGCGATAGGGATCGCGGCGCTGCTCGGCTATCGCTTCCCGCGCAATTTCGACCAGCCTTACCGATCGGCGTCGCTGCAGGAATTCTGGCGGCGCTGGCATATCAGCCTGTCCCGCTGGCTGCGCGACTATCTGTATATCGGCGCGCTGGGTGGCAATCGCGGAGGCAGGTTCGCGGTCTATCGCAATCTGATGATCACGATGCTGCTCGGCGGGCTGTGGCACGGCGCGGCGTGGACCTTCGTGATCTGGGGCGGGCTGCATGGCGCGGCGCTGTGCATCGAGCGGGTCTGGGCGCGGTCGAGCCTGACCAAGGCATGGGTGCTGCCGCGCTGGGCGAAGATCGTGCTGACCTTCCATGTCGTGACGCTGGGCTGGATCTTCTTCCGTGCGGCGAGCTTCGACGAAGCGATGGCCTATCTGGGCGGGATCGTTGCGCCTTCGGGCGGGGAGATGACCAGCGTGACGCCGCTGATGCTCGCGCTGATCGTCTTCGGCCTCGCGATGCACGCGGTGCGCGCGGACATGCTGAGCCGCGCCGCCGAACGGTTGCGCGCCATCCCCGCGCCCGCCTTCGCCATCTGCCTCGCGGTGACGATGCTGGTGGTCGATTCGATGCGGTACGAGGGCGTGGCCCCGTTCATCTATTTCCGGTTCTGA
- a CDS encoding TonB-dependent receptor, with product MLGTRMASVALAMCLMAYGTAAQAQDAAADETGYTGVDEIVVTAQKRVQGLADVPISISVVSGEQLERSGVSRVEDLYAIAPSLSFSPAQSSSGAGLRIRGVGSAAFGSATEPSVSTIVDGMVTGPGGSALVDLFDVERIEVLRGPQGTLFGKNSSAGAVNIVSRGPTEELSGYFNARYGDTLQEVRLEGAVGGRIGNGAKVRVAGYVLDQGKGQVWNPVRKTDENKRKRWGTRLTGEFESGSTTFRLTAQYEEQNNACCRTSFYGLDPRAYGALTRLYLIPRLAANGVTPGPDNRISLADGPLNERTTTLQLVANVSHEFSSGLTLRSITGYRSWYEVDTIDVDGLDVNIGNDPRQQRDLQVVSQELQLVSPDRGAFQWVLGAYFYSHVLKGNTVTAGGAGTILGQSSTRGIGRTKTSNYALYADGTLDLGSMFQLFAGVRGLYEDLKVDSYRSGNYFAFPAGTFQGSIATDDTNWVGRAGIRFTPAPRQSFYLSVSRGYKGRAIDNNTGNLFYVNPARAVLKPETVLSFELGARTSWFRNRLVFNATAFYSDFSNYQASSFDNVTSSQILRNAGKLRSQGFEADIAVVPWKGASFSGGLAYVDAIYKEYVGAPCTSVQTATATCPVGGQNLSGKPLSNNPKWQYNVRGQQDFELGGGTNVYVRGEYNWRDAVIYGGDLNPATRQKAFGVANFRAGVAFAEGKYELSGFVENAFDESYALRIYDSPGFTGSYSAFFGPARTWGGELRVKF from the coding sequence ATGCTGGGAACGCGTATGGCGAGCGTTGCGCTCGCAATGTGCCTGATGGCCTATGGGACTGCCGCGCAGGCGCAGGACGCCGCAGCCGACGAGACGGGCTACACCGGCGTCGATGAAATCGTCGTTACCGCGCAGAAGCGCGTCCAGGGCCTGGCCGACGTGCCGATCTCGATCAGCGTGGTGAGCGGCGAGCAGCTCGAGCGTTCGGGCGTGTCGCGGGTCGAGGACCTTTACGCCATCGCGCCGTCGCTGTCCTTTTCGCCTGCCCAATCTTCCTCCGGCGCGGGCCTGCGCATTCGCGGCGTCGGCAGCGCGGCCTTCGGCTCGGCGACCGAGCCGAGCGTCTCGACCATTGTCGACGGCATGGTGACCGGTCCGGGCGGGTCGGCGCTGGTCGACCTGTTCGACGTCGAGCGGATCGAAGTGCTGCGCGGGCCGCAGGGCACGCTGTTCGGCAAGAATTCGTCGGCAGGTGCGGTGAACATCGTCAGCCGGGGGCCGACCGAGGAACTCTCGGGCTATTTCAACGCACGCTATGGCGACACGCTGCAGGAAGTGCGCCTCGAAGGCGCGGTTGGCGGCCGGATCGGCAATGGCGCGAAGGTGCGTGTGGCCGGCTATGTGCTCGATCAGGGCAAGGGGCAGGTGTGGAACCCGGTCCGCAAGACCGACGAGAACAAGCGCAAGCGCTGGGGCACCCGCCTGACCGGCGAGTTCGAGAGCGGCAGCACCACGTTCCGTCTGACCGCGCAATATGAAGAGCAGAACAACGCCTGCTGTCGCACTTCGTTCTACGGGCTGGACCCGCGTGCCTATGGTGCGCTGACCCGGCTGTATCTGATCCCGCGGCTCGCTGCGAACGGCGTGACGCCGGGGCCGGACAACCGCATCTCGCTGGCCGATGGCCCGCTGAACGAGCGGACGACGACGCTCCAGCTGGTCGCCAATGTCAGCCACGAGTTCAGCAGCGGGCTGACGCTGCGCTCGATCACCGGTTATCGTAGCTGGTACGAAGTCGACACGATCGACGTGGACGGGCTTGACGTGAACATCGGCAACGATCCGCGCCAGCAGCGCGACTTGCAGGTGGTGAGTCAGGAACTCCAGCTGGTCTCGCCCGATCGCGGCGCGTTCCAATGGGTGCTGGGCGCCTATTTCTACAGCCATGTGCTCAAGGGCAACACGGTGACCGCCGGTGGCGCGGGCACCATCCTGGGCCAGAGTTCGACGCGCGGTATCGGCCGGACCAAGACCAGCAACTATGCGCTCTATGCCGACGGCACGCTGGATCTGGGCAGCATGTTCCAGCTCTTCGCCGGGGTGCGCGGGCTGTATGAAGACCTCAAGGTCGACAGCTATCGCAGCGGCAATTACTTCGCTTTCCCGGCAGGGACGTTCCAGGGTTCGATCGCGACCGACGACACCAACTGGGTCGGCCGCGCGGGCATCCGCTTCACGCCGGCGCCGCGTCAGAGCTTCTATCTGTCGGTCTCGCGCGGCTATAAAGGCCGGGCGATCGACAACAACACCGGCAATCTGTTCTATGTGAACCCGGCGCGCGCGGTGCTGAAGCCCGAGACGGTGCTGTCGTTCGAACTGGGTGCGCGCACCAGCTGGTTCCGCAACCGGCTCGTGTTCAATGCCACCGCATTCTACAGCGACTTCAGCAACTATCAGGCGTCGTCGTTCGACAATGTCACCTCGTCGCAGATTCTGCGCAACGCGGGCAAGCTGCGCAGTCAGGGCTTCGAGGCGGACATCGCCGTCGTGCCGTGGAAGGGCGCCAGCTTCTCGGGCGGGCTCGCTTATGTCGATGCGATCTACAAGGAATATGTCGGCGCGCCATGCACCAGCGTGCAGACCGCGACTGCGACGTGCCCGGTCGGCGGGCAGAACCTGTCGGGCAAGCCGCTGAGCAACAATCCCAAATGGCAGTATAATGTGCGCGGCCAGCAGGATTTCGAGCTGGGCGGCGGCACCAATGTCTATGTGCGCGGCGAATATAACTGGCGCGACGCGGTGATCTATGGCGGCGACCTGAACCCCGCGACGCGGCAAAAGGCGTTCGGCGTGGCGAACTTCCGTGCGGGCGTGGCCTTCGCCGAGGGCAAGTACGAGCTGTCCGGGTTTGTCGAGAATGCGTTCGACGAAAGCTATGCGCTGCGTATCTATGACTCGCCGGGCTTCACCGGGTCCTATTCGGCGTTCTTCGGGCCGGCGCGGACCTGGGGCGGCGAACTGCGCGTGAAGTTCTGA
- a CDS encoding DUF1295 domain-containing protein, with product MSWLAINALVLVGFFLAAWLICLKLRDVTPVDSLWAFGMVVLAGASFLQTEGLHERKLVLLGLCAAWGLRLGGYMLWRWRTHGTDRRYVSMLGKAEARRGWGFAKASLLLVFATQMPLLFLVALPVQLGQADAAPGLGLLAWIGAGLAVFGIAFETVGDAQLVRFRRDPGNAGQVMQSGLWRYTRHPNYFGDACTWWGLYLIAAETPTGLWALPGPLLLTWTLMKWSGAPTVEGRMHKTRPGYADYVRRTSGFVPWVPKG from the coding sequence TTGAGCTGGCTGGCGATCAATGCGCTGGTGCTGGTCGGGTTCTTTCTGGCGGCGTGGCTGATCTGTCTGAAGCTGCGCGACGTGACGCCGGTGGACAGCCTGTGGGCGTTCGGGATGGTGGTGCTGGCGGGTGCGAGCTTCTTGCAGACCGAGGGACTGCACGAGCGCAAGCTTGTGCTGCTCGGGCTGTGCGCGGCATGGGGGCTGCGGCTGGGCGGATACATGTTGTGGCGCTGGCGGACGCATGGGACCGACCGGCGATACGTGTCGATGCTGGGCAAGGCCGAGGCGCGGCGGGGCTGGGGCTTTGCGAAGGCGTCGCTGCTGCTGGTATTTGCGACGCAGATGCCGCTGCTGTTCCTCGTCGCGCTGCCGGTGCAACTGGGGCAGGCGGATGCCGCGCCGGGGCTGGGGCTGCTGGCGTGGATCGGCGCGGGGCTGGCGGTGTTCGGGATTGCTTTCGAGACGGTTGGCGATGCGCAGCTGGTGCGGTTCCGCCGCGATCCGGGAAATGCCGGGCAAGTGATGCAGTCGGGCCTGTGGCGCTACACGCGGCACCCCAATTATTTCGGCGATGCCTGTACGTGGTGGGGGCTGTATCTGATCGCGGCGGAGACGCCGACGGGCCTTTGGGCGCTGCCCGGGCCGCTGCTGCTGACCTGGACGCTGATGAAATGGAGCGGCGCGCCGACCGTCGAGGGGCGGATGCACAAGACGCGGCCGGGCTATGCGGATTATGTGCGGCGGACCTCGGGGTTCGTGCCGTGGGTGCCGAAGGGGTAG
- a CDS encoding acetyl-CoA acetyltransferase produces the protein MVYVLGGWQSDFSRNWARDGMEIADGFAETLNQGLAATRLDPAEVESGHVGNFVGDLFAGQGLLGGFFGLADPAFDGLPTSRHEAACASGSVAILAAMAEIEAGRYDLSCVIGLELMRNVPGQIAAQHLGAAAWAGHEYGDARYVWPRALSDVAEEYDRRYGVKYEHLMRISQVNFGNAKRNPNAQSRGWEFPENAFTQDDELNPVIEGRTRKMDCGQVTDGAAVVFLASPKRAAEYAAKRGIALESLPRISGWGHRSAPISYRQKIAASEGADYVFPQVRRAILEARERAGVSDLSQIDAVETHDCFAMTEYMAIDHLGLTAPGESWKAVEAGDIEIGGKLPINPSGGLIGLGHPVGATGVRMALDAYKQVSGQAGDYQVEGAKTVQTLNIGGSTTTTVSLIVTSEAA, from the coding sequence ATGGTCTATGTGCTTGGCGGCTGGCAGAGCGATTTCTCGCGCAACTGGGCGCGCGATGGGATGGAAATCGCCGACGGCTTTGCCGAGACGCTGAACCAGGGCCTCGCCGCGACCCGGCTCGATCCGGCGGAGGTCGAGAGCGGCCATGTCGGGAACTTCGTCGGCGACCTGTTTGCGGGGCAGGGTCTGCTGGGCGGGTTTTTCGGGCTGGCCGATCCGGCATTCGACGGGCTGCCGACGTCGCGGCACGAAGCGGCATGCGCTTCGGGCAGCGTGGCGATCCTGGCGGCGATGGCCGAGATCGAGGCGGGGCGGTACGATCTGTCGTGCGTGATCGGCCTCGAGCTGATGCGCAACGTGCCCGGCCAGATTGCTGCGCAGCATCTGGGTGCCGCGGCATGGGCCGGGCATGAATATGGCGATGCGCGTTACGTGTGGCCGCGCGCCCTTTCCGACGTGGCCGAGGAATATGACCGGCGCTACGGCGTGAAGTACGAGCATCTGATGCGCATCTCGCAGGTCAATTTCGGCAATGCGAAGCGCAATCCGAACGCCCAGTCGCGGGGATGGGAGTTTCCCGAGAACGCCTTCACGCAGGATGACGAGCTCAACCCGGTGATCGAGGGCCGCACGCGCAAGATGGATTGCGGGCAGGTGACCGACGGGGCGGCGGTGGTGTTCCTCGCTTCGCCGAAGCGTGCCGCCGAATATGCGGCGAAGCGGGGGATCGCGCTGGAGAGCCTGCCGCGGATCAGCGGCTGGGGGCATCGCTCCGCGCCGATTTCGTACCGGCAGAAGATCGCGGCGAGCGAAGGCGCGGACTATGTCTTTCCGCAGGTGCGCCGGGCGATTCTCGAAGCGCGCGAGCGGGCCGGCGTGAGCGATCTGTCGCAGATCGATGCGGTCGAGACGCATGATTGCTTTGCGATGACCGAATATATGGCGATCGACCATCTGGGACTGACCGCGCCGGGCGAAAGCTGGAAGGCGGTTGAAGCCGGCGATATCGAGATCGGCGGCAAGCTGCCGATCAACCCATCGGGCGGGCTGATCGGCCTCGGGCATCCGGTGGGCGCGACCGGGGTGCGTATGGCGCTGGACGCGTACAAGCAGGTGAGCGGTCAGGCGGGCGACTATCAGGTCGAGGGGGCGAAGACCGTGCAGACGCTGAACATCGGCGGATCGACCACCACCACGGTCAGCCTGATCGTGACGAGCGAAGCGGCATGA